taaagtttcttacttaccaaaaaaaagaaCTCTCAAATTTTGCAAATGAACAAGCCattttaacttatcaaaaaaccaCTTATAAGAGAAGAAACAGGCCCCAACCCCCCAAAAAAACCACTTATAGGGCACCGTGTCTACATTTATTCATcaatttaaagaagaaaaatgcatTCATTATATTCTGTTGAATGAAAGAGATATTTCACAGTATCAGtagtgccaaaaaaaaaaaaaaaaacagttagcAACCTCACCTTAGCAATAGCATAAACACCAAATAATCCAGTGTCTTTATAGTTTGTGTTAAAAGACATCATGCTTTCTGCAATTTCATCAATGCCAATCCTCTGTGCCAAGTTGGAACTGTGTAAAGATTTTCCAAATTATTAATGCATGCgcttgaagaagaaaatgtcTTAAAGAAGAACTTGCGTGGCTCAAATTAGAAACCTAACATGCCACAACGGTTATTGGTTTCTTAAAGAGCTCACCCCATGTGCTTTCCACCACTAGCACTCTTATTCCACGAACCCAACATAGCCTGCATGACCATCAGAGCAATGGCATCTGGATCTGTCCAAGATGCTCCATTAAAAGCAACCGCAAATTGTGCCAAAGGGACATCATCATCAATTATTCTAACCTGGTTTTTACAACATCAACATTTAACTTATCAGTGGCAAATTTTGAGCAGTAGAAGAAATCGTGAAGTACTCAAAGACATATTCCCACCTCGGAACCCGTAAAAGCTGCTGGTTCTTTTGCAACCAACTGAGTAGCTGTAGTTGGATCTGACGACAACTTTGTGAACAATTTTTTTACTTGCTCAACAACATCCTCATGCTTCACAGCTCCAGAAGCAGCAATGACCTGAGATAAGGTCTCCGaaaaaatccataaaaatttcttCCCAAAGCAAGTCTTGCACATCAATGTAAAATGCTATAAAACTAAACACAGGATGAGATCTTCACCAATTTCAAGGATCTACAATGTAAGAACATaaatttgaagaagaaaatcgTTAGTTTGTGCCTACCATTCTGGGGGCCGTGTAGTGCGTTTGTATGTAGTTCTGGAGATGATCTTTTGTAATTGTCCTAATATTCTGAGCAGGTCCAAGAATAGTTCGGCCCAATGGAGTGTACTGGAAGGCAGTTGCGTGCAAATGGTCAAAAATAACTTCCTCAGTTTGTCCCTCAACCTACAGAGATTTCATGAGATCAAACCTTTAACAATACGAAGCACGATAGAAGAACCAACAAGCAACTTTAACACAGATAAATCCATGTTTAACCATACCATCATCACGAATGTAGTACAATTATTTGATAATAGGGCTCAAATACCGAACTTAAATTCgcaattctaaaatctaaacCAGATAATTTGCCGAATATCTTTACCTCAAatgtaaaaaattagaaaagaaagaCGCATAAAGTGTAACCACATAAAATTACCAATAAAATACGGATCAGACAAATCAAACTACACTCGCtaaacttctaaaaaaataactacATTCGTTAAACTTAATAACAACGATTTACCAATTCAAAAGGTTCAAAAATCTACCTATCCAAACAAAGAGagtcaaaccaacaacaaaatccAACAAGTATAACCCTTTAATCTAACGAAATCCTTAATTTACCTCCTCCATTTCCCGGAGAATCACATCGCGCTCGCGGCTAATGCGGTTCTCGTCGAACTTGGAGTTCTGCAAGATATCAGCCAAGATATCGAGCGCCCTAGGCACATCCTTCTCCATAACCCTGGCATAGTATGTGGTCTGCTCCCTAGACGTGTAGGCGTTCAGATGTCCCCCCATGTTCTCGATCTCCTCCTCCAACGACCTGGCCGTCCTCTTCTCCGTGCCCTTGAATATCATGTGCTCCAGGAAATGCGCGGTGCCGTTGGTCTCTTCGGTCTCGAACCTCGACCCGGCGTCGATCCAGACCCCGACGGTGGCGGTGCCTACGGCGAGGTTGGACTCAGTGGCAACGCGGAGGCCGTTGGGGAGGGTGGTCACTCGAGTCTCCGGGGCGGAGAGGATCCGGGTATGGTCCGCGACGGCGGGATGAGGCGAACCGTACTTGAGGAAACGCGGGTCGGGGTTTTCGAGCTGCTTAATCTTGGATTTAACAGCCTCCGCAAGTCGGTCGTAGATCATGGCGTCAGGAGGAGGAGGGGAAGAGGAAGGCAGGGATGAAGGCGTGGCGATCGCGGGGGAGGTCGACGCCGATCGGACGGTCTGTGTGAAGGCGGACGCGGCCGCCCTGTGGGATCGGCGAGACAAGGCTAGAAGTTGTTTGAATGCCATTTTTTCTCTATCTCCGTCTCTGTCTAGGGTTTTTGACAGAATGGGGTGGGGGAGAAGTGGGAGGAGCTGCCTTTTTTTTAGTGAATTTTGTAGAGTAAAAGTGAAAGCGAGTCTGGACTCACTCCGTCGCCATAGACGAATAACTCGAATAGGCCCAATCGGTGTGTGTTTCTCCTGcccaagtaataata
The genomic region above belongs to Carya illinoinensis cultivar Pawnee chromosome 4, C.illinoinensisPawnee_v1, whole genome shotgun sequence and contains:
- the LOC122306911 gene encoding probable mitochondrial-processing peptidase subunit beta, mitochondrial encodes the protein MAFKQLLALSRRSHRAAASAFTQTVRSASTSPAIATPSSLPSSSPPPPDAMIYDRLAEAVKSKIKQLENPDPRFLKYGSPHPAVADHTRILSAPETRVTTLPNGLRVATESNLAVGTATVGVWIDAGSRFETEETNGTAHFLEHMIFKGTEKRTARSLEEEIENMGGHLNAYTSREQTTYYARVMEKDVPRALDILADILQNSKFDENRISRERDVILREMEEVEGQTEEVIFDHLHATAFQYTPLGRTILGPAQNIRTITKDHLQNYIQTHYTAPRMVIAASGAVKHEDVVEQVKKLFTKLSSDPTTATQLVAKEPAAFTGSEVRIIDDDVPLAQFAVAFNGASWTDPDAIALMVMQAMLGSWNKSASGGKHMGSNLAQRIGIDEIAESMMSFNTNYKDTGLFGVYAIAKPDALDDLAYAIMNETTKLCCRVLEEDVIRARNQLKSSLLLHIDGTSPVAEDIGRQLLTYGRRIPFAELFARIDAVDASTVKRVANRFIWDQDIAIAAMGPIQSLPDYNRFRRRTYLNRY